The genomic window CGCGGCGGCAAGGGTGTGCTCACCGTCATGTTCGACCGGCGCCGCGGCAAGCTGGTCGGCGCCCTGATCGTCGACGACGACAGCGAGCTGTACGCGATCACCTCCGGTGGTGGTGTGATCCGAACCGCCGCGCGTCAGGTCCGCAAGGCGGGACGGCAGACCAAGGGTGTTCGGCTGATGAACCTCGGTGAAGGCGACACGCTGTTGGCCATCGCACGCAACGCCGAAGCAAACGCCGAAGAAGCCGTCGGCGACGGCGAGGAGCCGGCAACCAGCTAGGCGCGCACCGGCACGAAAGTGCCGTGCAATTACACTGAGCGGCTGGGACATGTTAGGAGTTCTCCGGTGACCTCACCCAACGAGCCGGGCGCCCCTAGTCGGGGTGACACCCCCAACGGGGATGGTTCGGCAGAACGTGCCGGTGCACACCGGGCGACGACCGGACCCGGCCGCCTACCTGATGCCGGCGACTCCCCGCCGTGGCAGCGCGGCGGCGCCCGGCCAACGCACGCAACTCAATGGCCCACGTCCGACGCGCAATGGTCGAACTCCGAGGCGGGGGGCGACGCGCGCCCAGCTACGGGCGCCGATGCGCGCCTCAACCGCTTCATCTCAGGCGGCGCGGCACCGTCAACGCCCGGCAAGGCGCCCGACGCCGACCCGCCGGTGCGTAACGAGGTGCGTAATGAGAGCCGTCCCGCCGAGGCCTACGCCAGCGAGTTGCCCGACCTGTCCGGGCCGATCCCGCGGCCTACCCCACGCAAACCAGTTCCCGAGCGCGCGGCCGAACCGCCAACCAGTTCGACCGCGACCCGCTCCACCGGCGCCGAGGCGCGGGACAACCGCGAATCGCGGGTTCAGGTGACTCCCCGGCGCGGTCGCGGGCCGGTGCGGGCCAGCATGCAGATCCGGCGGATCGATCCGTGGAGCACGTTGAAGGTGTCGCTGCTGTTGTCGGTGGCGCTGTTCTTCGTCTGGATGATCGCGGTCGCGTTCCTGTACCTGGTGCTGGGCGGCATGGGCGTGTGGGCCAAGCTCAACAGCAACGTTGGCGACCTGCTGAACAACACCAGCGGCAGCAGCGGAGAACTGGTCTCCAGCGGGACGATCTTCGGCGGCGCGGTGCTGATCGGCCTGGTCAACATCGTGCTCATGACCGCGATGGCCACGATCGCCGCGTTCGTCTACAACCTGACGACCGACCTGATCGGCGGGATCGAAGTCACGCTGGCGGACCGCGACTAGTGTGAATGGCTGGCGACCCGCTGCGCCGCGCGTGCGATCGCCACGGGTTTTGGGGGTCGGGCGGCGATTGCGGTAATCTCGTCGCTCGGCCGTAAGCGGTGTACGGGCCTATAGCTCAGGCGGTTAGAGCGCTTCGCTGATAACGAAGAGGTCGGAGGTTCGAGTCCTCCTAGGCCCACGACCATGTACAGACGTCGCGTGAAATTTGTGCTGCCGTTGGCGGCGGTCGTTGCGGTGGCAGCCGTGCTGCGGTCGCGACGCGATGTCGAAGTCTGGCACGTGGCGCCGGATGTACCTCCTGGTGACGCGCCTGGCCTCGCACCGGGTACCGAAGAGGGGCCTTAGCTCAGTTGGTAGAGCACCGCCTTTGCAAGGCGGGTGTCAGGGGTTCGATTCCCCTAGGCTCCACACATTGAAGCCGCGCGTCAGGCCGCGAACCCGCCGTCGACGTTCCAGGTGATGCCGGTGATGAATCCGGCCTCCGGGCTTACCAGATAGGCCACAGCGCCGGCGATGTCGTCGGGACGGCCGTAGTGACCGAGCGCGGTGAGTTGGCGCATCGCGTCGGCGAATTCACCCGAATCCGGATTAGCGTCGGTTGCCGTCGGTCCCGGCTGGATGAGGTTGACGGTGACTCCACGCGGCCCCAGCTCGCGGGCCAGTCCGCGGGTCAACCCGGCAAGCGCCGCCTTGCTCGTGGCATAGACGGCGCTGCCCGGACGCGGAACGCGGTCAGCGAAGATGCTCCCGATGGTCACAATGCGACCACCGGTCCCCAGCTGGGGAATCGCACGCTGGATGGCAACGAATACGCCCCGAACGTTGACGGCCAGCATCCGATCGAAGTCCTGCAACGGAAACGATTCGGTGCTGCCCGACGTACTGATGCCGGCGTTGTTCACCAGGATGTCCAAGCCGCCCAAGGCCGCCACTGCCTCATCGACCGCGTCGGTCACCTGTTGCGCGTCGGCACTGTCCGCCTTGATTGCGACCGCCGTGCCGCCCTGTGCGGACACCTCGGCCCGCAACCGGTCTGCCGGACCGGCCGACGCGGCGTAGGTGAATCCCACCCGGGCACCGTCGGCGGCCAATCGCTGCACAATCGCCGCACCGATCCCCCGCGAACCGCCGGTTACCAATGCTCGCCGTCCGGCCAGAATGTCCATCCCGCTACCCGCTTCCTCAGGCTCGCGAATTGAAGGTCTGTTGTGCCCAGACGGCGAATGACTGCCATGCGATGTCGGGGTGCGCGGCGTGCAGTGCCTTGAGATCCACCCGGTACCCCGGGCCATTGAGGAAGCTCCACATCGCGTGCATGTCCGGATTACCGATCGACTCGAGCGGGGTGCGTTCGTGGCGCACCGGCCGGCCCAACACCGCGCTGAGCAGTGCGGCCATCTGCGATGGCGTGGCGGCGTCGCTGGCCAGCTCGATGCGCTGCCCGGCGTACGGCTTCGGGCTGTCCAACACCTTCGCGACAAAGGCCCCCAAATCCGGGCGGGCCAGCTGTTGCAGCGGACGGTCGGGCGGCAGCGGCAGATCGAGAATGCCGGCATAGATGCGGTCGATGCCGCCCAGGGCGTTGTCGAAGAAGTAGGTGGGAGCCGTGATGGTGTAAGGCACACCGCTTGCCGCCAGCTCCGCCTCGATGATGGCCTTGCTTTCAAAATGCGGCACACCGGTGTGCTGAGGTGCTCCGGCGACCGAACTGAACACCAGGTGTGGCACCTGCTGGTCCAGGGCCGCGCCGACAATGGCACGACCTTGGGCCACTTCCGCATCGATCCCCGCTTCGAACGGAGTGGTCACGGCGAAGACTCCTGCGACACCTGCCATCGCCGCTGCAAGCGCGGCACGGTCGTCGAGTGAGCCGACGACAGCCTCGACGCCGCGCTCACTCAGGCGCAGAACCGACGGCTGGTCTGGCCGACGCACCAGGGCACGCACCTGAGCTCCGCGCGCCAGCAATGCGCTGGCAACCGCTCCACCCTGGCCACCGGTGGCGCCCAACACCAGAACCGGTGATTCAGTCCTCGACATTGTCGTCCCCGCCTGGCGGCTGCCAGCCGGCCAGGAGGCGCTCCATATCGGTCAGTTCCTCGGTGAACACGTCGCGACGGGCTCGGGGACCGCACGCCTGCACTAGCCGGGCAAAGTCGTCAGCCGCTTTTGCGATCCGCGCGGAGAGACCGACGGAACCATGCTGGGCACCGAAGTCGTCGGTGGCCGCGTACACGCCCGTGGGCGACACGACCGCATGCAGGTAAGAGAACATCGGCCTCAGCGCGTGTTCGAGTACCAGCGAATGCCGTTCGGTACCGCCGGTGGCCGCGATCAGCACCGGCATGTCCGACAAGGTTTCCTCGGGCAGCACGTCGAAGAACGACTTGAACAACCCGCTGTATGAGGCGTTGAACGCGGGGCTTACGGCGATGACGCCGTCGGCGTCGGCGACCGTTTCGAAGGCGGACTCGAGCTCAGCGGAAGCAAATCCCGCCAGCATGGCATCGATGATCGGGCGGCCCAGAGGCCGCAGTTCGATCACCGCCGCGGACATCGTCAGGTTCCGGTCAGCCAACGCCGCCGCAACCGCGGCGGTGATCCGGTCGGCCAACAGCCGGGTCGACGACGGTTCACGCAGCCCACCGCTGATGACAGCCAACTTCGTCAAGCTGGTCCTCCTCGGACGTGTCGGACGCCGATGTGGTGCCAGCGTCTGTGTCCCTGCCGGCGGCCGCCTCCACCAGCGCCTCATGGGTAGGACCGTCCGGCACGTGATCCGGTCGACCGGCCGCAAATTCCCTGCGCAGCACCGGGATTACTTCTTCCCCGAGCAGGTCGAGTTGCTCCAGCACCACCTTCAGCGGCAGACCGGCGTGATCGACGAGGAACAACTGTCGCTGATAGTCCCCGGCATATTCTCGGAAGCCCAGCGTTCGATCGATCACCTGCTGCGGCGAACCGACGGTCAACGGGGTCTGGGCGGTGAACTCCTCCAAGCTCGGGCCATGCCCGTATACCGGAGCATTGTCGAAATAAGGCCGGAACTCCGCGACGGCGTCCTGGCTGTTGGGCCGCACAAAGACCTGGCCGCCCAGACCCACAATCGCCTGATCGGCGCTGCCATGTCCGTAGTGCTCGAAGCGCTGCCGGTACAACTGCACCATCCGCTTGGTGTGGAACGGCGGCCAGAAGATGTGGTTGGCGAAAAACCCGTCGCCGTAATAGGCGGCCAGTTCAGCGACCTCGGGGGTTCGGATCGAACCGTGCCAGACGAACGGCGGCACCCCGTCCAATGGTCGCGGCGCCAGGGTGAAGCCCTGCAGCGGTGTGCGGTACTTACCGCTCCAGTCAACGACGTCTTCACGCCATAGCCGCCGCAGCAGCCCATAATGCTCGACGGTCAGCGGGATCGCCGCCCGAATGTCCTGTCCGAACCATGGGTAGACGGGTCCGGTATTGCCGCGCCCCAGCATCAAGTCCACTCGACCCTCGCAGAGATGCTGCAGCACGCTGAAGTCCTCGGCGATCTTCACCGGATCATTCGTGGTGATCAACGTGGTGGAGGTGGAAAGGATGATCCGCTCCGTCTGCGCGGCGATGTAGCCCAGCAGGGTGGTCGGCGAGGACGGCACGAAAGGCGGATTGTGGTGCTCCCCGGTCGCGAACACGTCGAGGCCGACCTCTTCGGCTTTCTTCGCGATCTGCACCGTGGCACGGATGCGCTCGGCTTCGGTAGGCGTGTAACCCGTCGTCGGGTCCTTCGTGACGTCGCCGACCGTGAAGATGCCGAATTGCATTCCTGCCATCGAGCCCATACCTAACGACCGCGGTGCGCGTGAAAGACCTTACGCCTCGCCCGCATCGGGGGTAAGTAGTTGACTACACGACTCGTCGCATCACTGCGACACCGCACCCAGGAGTGATCACAGATGGCACAACACAGCAATGCGTGGCCCGCCCTGAGGGTCGATGACTGGGTTGCGACGCGAGACACGTTGCACATGTGGATGCAGATCGTCGGGAAGATCCGACTCGCTCATTCACCCATGGTCAATCACTGGTGGCAGGTCACCTTGTACGTGACTCCGCGCGGACTGACGACGTCGACGATCCCCTACGGAACCCAAGCCTTCGACATCGAGTTCGACTTCATAGATCACCAGTTGCTGATCCGGAGCAGCACCGGTGCGACAGGTGCGGTGGCGCTGGAAGCTAAATCGGTCGCCGAGTTCTACTCGCAGACCATGCAGACACTGGATGATTTGGGATTCCCTACCCAGATCCAAGCGCACGCCAATGAAGTCGATCCAGCCGTGCCTTTCGACCAGGACGACGAGCACGCGTCGTACGACCGGGATGCCGCGAAGCTGTTCTGGCGCCAGCTGGTTGCCGCCAACCGCATACTCGGCGAATTCCGGTCCCGTTTCATCGGCAAGGTGAGCCCAGTGCATTTCTTCTGGGGCGCAATGGATCTTGCGTGCACCCGGTTCTCCGGCCGCAAAGCGCCGCGGCATCCCGGTGGCGCACCGAATTGCGGGGACTGGGTCATGGTGGAGGGCTACTCACACGAACTGAGCAGTTGCGGGTTCTGGCCGGGCGGCGGTGATGAGGGTGCGTTCTACGCCTACGCCTACCCGCAACCCGACGGGTTCGCCGACTACCCGGTCAGTCCTGCACAGGCTCAGTACCGCGAAGACCTGGGTGAATTCGTGTTGCCATACGAGGCTGTGCGGCAAGCGGCTGACCCTGACCGCATGCTGCTCGGCTTCTTGCAGGACACCTATGAAGCGGCGGCCGTCAATGCCGGCTGGGACCGTGCCGCGCTAGAAGATGACCCGGATCGCTGGAGCGCCTACCGAACACGGGCATGACGCCCCGTTCTCCCTTGGAAGCGCGGATGTCCTGTGGAAGTTGGAGAGCCGATGGATCAACCCGAACCGTTGGAACCGGACAATGCCGCACAGCGGGTTCCGTTGGCGTCGCCCGAGGGGCGGTGGCTGATCGCGGCCGCCGTTCTGGGCTCGGGGATGGCTTTCCTTGACAGCACCGTGGTCAACGTCGCGTTGCCCGCCATCGGGCGGAATCTGGGTGCCGGGTTGGCCGGTCAGCAGTGGGTACTCGACGGCTACCTGCTATCGCTGAGTGCAATGCTGCTCTCCGGAGGTGCAGCAGGGGACCGATATGGTCGGCGCCGAATTTTTGTCGGCGGCTTGGCCATTTTCACCGCCGCCTCACTCGCCTGCGGTTTGTCACCGACTGTGGGTTGGTTGATTGGCGCACGGTTGATCCAGGGCGTCGGTGCGGCAGCGTTGGTGCCCGGCAGCCTGGCATTGATTGACGTCGGAATCAGGGATCAAGACCGTGCGCGTGCGGTCGGGATCTGGGCAGGCATGTCGGGAGTGACCTCGGCTCTCGGCCCGCTGCTCGGAGGTTGGTTGGTCGACGCCGCATCCTGGCGGTGGATTTTCTTTTTGAACATTCCACTGGCCGTCGCCGCGGCGTGGATCTCGACCCGCCACGTCGCCGAATCGCGCGCGACCAGCGCACCAGAGCGCCCGGACGTCCTCGGCGCCGCAGCGGTCATGATCGGACTCGCCGGAGTGATCTACGCGCTGATCGAAGCACCTGCTCGCGGCTGGACACCAGCCACCGTGACAGCCACCGGGGTCGGTGCCGCAGGGCTGCTGCTCTTTGCGCTGATCGAGACGCGCGTGGCGGCGCCGCTCCTACCCTTCAGGTTGTTTCGCTCACGCCAATTCGCCGGCGCGAACCTCACCACCGTCGCCATGTATGCGGCGGTCGGCGGTGCACTATTTCTGCTGGCGTTGCAGCTACAGCAAAGCCTGCACTATTCGGCGTTGGCTGCCGGTCTGGCCACCCTGCCCATCACCGTCATCATGCTGATCGGCTCCCCGTGGGCCGGTGCCCTCGCCGAGCACACCGGCCCGCGGCTGCCCATGACGATCGGCCCGCTGATTGCCGCGGCGGGTTTGGCCTTGATGGCCCGC from Mycobacterium kubicae includes these protein-coding regions:
- a CDS encoding DUF3566 domain-containing protein, whose protein sequence is MTSPNEPGAPSRGDTPNGDGSAERAGAHRATTGPGRLPDAGDSPPWQRGGARPTHATQWPTSDAQWSNSEAGGDARPATGADARLNRFISGGAAPSTPGKAPDADPPVRNEVRNESRPAEAYASELPDLSGPIPRPTPRKPVPERAAEPPTSSTATRSTGAEARDNRESRVQVTPRRGRGPVRASMQIRRIDPWSTLKVSLLLSVALFFVWMIAVAFLYLVLGGMGVWAKLNSNVGDLLNNTSGSSGELVSSGTIFGGAVLIGLVNIVLMTAMATIAAFVYNLTTDLIGGIEVTLADRD
- a CDS encoding 3-oxoacyl-ACP reductase family protein, whose translation is MDILAGRRALVTGGSRGIGAAIVQRLAADGARVGFTYAASAGPADRLRAEVSAQGGTAVAIKADSADAQQVTDAVDEAVAALGGLDILVNNAGISTSGSTESFPLQDFDRMLAVNVRGVFVAIQRAIPQLGTGGRIVTIGSIFADRVPRPGSAVYATSKAALAGLTRGLARELGPRGVTVNLIQPGPTATDANPDSGEFADAMRQLTALGHYGRPDDIAGAVAYLVSPEAGFITGITWNVDGGFAA
- a CDS encoding NmrA/HSCARG family protein, which gives rise to MSRTESPVLVLGATGGQGGAVASALLARGAQVRALVRRPDQPSVLRLSERGVEAVVGSLDDRAALAAAMAGVAGVFAVTTPFEAGIDAEVAQGRAIVGAALDQQVPHLVFSSVAGAPQHTGVPHFESKAIIEAELAASGVPYTITAPTYFFDNALGGIDRIYAGILDLPLPPDRPLQQLARPDLGAFVAKVLDSPKPYAGQRIELASDAATPSQMAALLSAVLGRPVRHERTPLESIGNPDMHAMWSFLNGPGYRVDLKALHAAHPDIAWQSFAVWAQQTFNSRA
- a CDS encoding CE1759 family FMN reductase codes for the protein MTKLAVISGGLREPSSTRLLADRITAAVAAALADRNLTMSAAVIELRPLGRPIIDAMLAGFASAELESAFETVADADGVIAVSPAFNASYSGLFKSFFDVLPEETLSDMPVLIAATGGTERHSLVLEHALRPMFSYLHAVVSPTGVYAATDDFGAQHGSVGLSARIAKAADDFARLVQACGPRARRDVFTEELTDMERLLAGWQPPGGDDNVED
- a CDS encoding LLM class flavin-dependent oxidoreductase — encoded protein: MQFGIFTVGDVTKDPTTGYTPTEAERIRATVQIAKKAEEVGLDVFATGEHHNPPFVPSSPTTLLGYIAAQTERIILSTSTTLITTNDPVKIAEDFSVLQHLCEGRVDLMLGRGNTGPVYPWFGQDIRAAIPLTVEHYGLLRRLWREDVVDWSGKYRTPLQGFTLAPRPLDGVPPFVWHGSIRTPEVAELAAYYGDGFFANHIFWPPFHTKRMVQLYRQRFEHYGHGSADQAIVGLGGQVFVRPNSQDAVAEFRPYFDNAPVYGHGPSLEEFTAQTPLTVGSPQQVIDRTLGFREYAGDYQRQLFLVDHAGLPLKVVLEQLDLLGEEVIPVLRREFAAGRPDHVPDGPTHEALVEAAAGRDTDAGTTSASDTSEEDQLDEVGCHQRWAA
- a CDS encoding DUF5996 family protein encodes the protein MAQHSNAWPALRVDDWVATRDTLHMWMQIVGKIRLAHSPMVNHWWQVTLYVTPRGLTTSTIPYGTQAFDIEFDFIDHQLLIRSSTGATGAVALEAKSVAEFYSQTMQTLDDLGFPTQIQAHANEVDPAVPFDQDDEHASYDRDAAKLFWRQLVAANRILGEFRSRFIGKVSPVHFFWGAMDLACTRFSGRKAPRHPGGAPNCGDWVMVEGYSHELSSCGFWPGGGDEGAFYAYAYPQPDGFADYPVSPAQAQYREDLGEFVLPYEAVRQAADPDRMLLGFLQDTYEAAAVNAGWDRAALEDDPDRWSAYRTRA
- a CDS encoding MFS transporter; this encodes MDQPEPLEPDNAAQRVPLASPEGRWLIAAAVLGSGMAFLDSTVVNVALPAIGRNLGAGLAGQQWVLDGYLLSLSAMLLSGGAAGDRYGRRRIFVGGLAIFTAASLACGLSPTVGWLIGARLIQGVGAAALVPGSLALIDVGIRDQDRARAVGIWAGMSGVTSALGPLLGGWLVDAASWRWIFFLNIPLAVAAAWISTRHVAESRATSAPERPDVLGAAAVMIGLAGVIYALIEAPARGWTPATVTATGVGAAGLLLFALIETRVAAPLLPFRLFRSRQFAGANLTTVAMYAAVGGALFLLALQLQQSLHYSALAAGLATLPITVIMLIGSPWAGALAEHTGPRLPMTIGPLIAAAGLALMARITPRASYLEAVLPAVTVFGLGLAITVAPLTAAVLAAVSGNLAGTASGVNNAIARLAGLLAVAVLPVAAGLPAGIGQPLGHSFTVAMLIAAAVCASGGIVAAVTIRTGVDVTQQVLPGVNHACQDPCTRRAAARPHWDR